The nucleotide sequence TCCTCCTCCTACATTCAGGTTACAGAATTCAAGAATTTTAGGGTCTCTGTCTAACTAATCCCGAAAAATGAAACGTCAGGCAGATTAATGATTTGAAGGGATGGACTGTTTATCAAAGTTGCCAGCAACTCGTTTGTAGCTGCAACCCGAATCAAAGTGTCGCTCCCTAACTGAGTCATAGTGACTCCTTCAGAAGTCAAACCACCACCAAACTGAATTAAGTCAACCCCCTCCACAAAATCAGCGATCGTATCTGAACCCTCGCCAGGAGTCAGCACAAAAGTATCTTTGCCTTCTCCACCATAGAGAGTGTCTTCACCGCTGCCGCCATTGAGTACATCATCCCCCGCTCCGCCTAAAAGCTGATCATTATCAACGCCACCAAATAACTCATTATTACCAGTACTACCTATCAATTGGTCGTTTTCGGCACCGCCACTAATCATATCAACGGCAAAACTGGCCTGAGC is from Trichocoleus sp. FACHB-46 and encodes:
- a CDS encoding calcium-binding protein, which codes for MSIKNTNIPTLSEDAAVPANSLASVVGYLPVVITRLSSASNSMLLNNDRGTLAHPSKPNFLGTSSFSYTVRDAQASFAVDMISGGAENDQLIGSTGNNELFGGVDNDQLLGGAGDDVLNGGSGEDTLYGGEGKDTFVLTPGEGSDTIADFVEGVDLIQFGGGLTSEGVTMTQLGSDTLIRVAATNELLATLINSPSLQIINLPDVSFFGIS